From Streptomyces sp. HUAS MG91, the proteins below share one genomic window:
- a CDS encoding family 2 encapsulin nanocompartment cargo protein polyprenyl transferase — protein sequence MTQTTETANTVQPPEAQEAATILAQARASVDPVLRRAVEALPGSIRRVALYHFGWEHADGTPAVGHAGKAVRPALVLAAARALGGRTEQAVPAAAAVELTHNFSLLHDDVMDRDATRRHRPTAWAVFGDADAILTGDALQAQAQRLLVEDGNPVACAAMARLASCVVELCAGQAADVALERRDPAETSLAETLAMAEAKTGALLGCACALGGLYAGAGEEEVAALDAFGRAAGLAFQLIDDVIGIWGDPARTGKPAGADLVVRKKSLPVVAALASGGPAADELAARYGPPGPGEEGPADIEAIALAVERAGGRDWAQAQAADQMARAVAELQRAVPGPEVAGGLLSLAEFVTRRER from the coding sequence GTGACCCAGACGACGGAGACCGCGAACACGGTGCAGCCGCCCGAGGCCCAGGAAGCCGCGACGATCCTGGCGCAGGCCAGGGCGTCGGTCGACCCCGTGCTCCGGCGGGCCGTCGAGGCCCTGCCGGGGTCCATACGCCGCGTCGCCCTCTACCACTTCGGGTGGGAGCACGCGGACGGCACACCGGCGGTCGGGCACGCCGGCAAGGCGGTGCGGCCGGCCCTGGTGCTCGCCGCGGCGCGCGCTCTCGGCGGGCGGACGGAGCAGGCGGTGCCGGCCGCGGCCGCCGTCGAGCTGACGCACAACTTCTCGTTGCTGCACGACGACGTGATGGACCGCGACGCCACCCGCAGACACCGGCCCACCGCGTGGGCGGTGTTCGGTGACGCGGACGCGATCCTCACCGGCGACGCGTTGCAGGCCCAGGCACAGCGGCTGCTCGTGGAGGACGGGAATCCGGTGGCCTGCGCCGCGATGGCCCGGCTCGCCTCCTGCGTCGTGGAGCTGTGCGCGGGCCAGGCCGCCGATGTCGCCCTGGAGCGCCGCGATCCGGCGGAGACCAGCCTCGCGGAGACGCTGGCCATGGCGGAGGCCAAGACCGGGGCGCTGCTCGGCTGCGCCTGTGCGCTCGGCGGGCTGTACGCCGGAGCGGGGGAGGAGGAGGTCGCGGCGCTGGACGCGTTCGGGCGGGCCGCGGGGCTTGCCTTCCAGCTGATCGACGATGTCATCGGGATCTGGGGCGACCCGGCCCGTACCGGGAAGCCGGCGGGCGCCGATCTGGTCGTCCGCAAGAAGTCCCTGCCGGTCGTCGCGGCGCTGGCCTCCGGCGGGCCGGCGGCGGACGAGCTGGCCGCGCGGTACGGGCCGCCGGGTCCGGGGGAGGAGGGGCCGGCCGACATCGAGGCGATCGCGCTCGCCGTCGAGCGGGCCGGCGGGCGGGACTGGGCGCAGGCGCAGGCTGCCGATCAGATGGCGCGGGCCGTGGCCGAGTTGCAGCGGGCCGTGCCGGGGCCGGAGGTGGCGGGAGGGTTGTTGTCGCTGGCGGAGTTCGTCACCCGTAGAGAACGGTAG
- a CDS encoding family 2B encapsulin nanocompartment shell protein encodes MSVGEEVRADQAGSGGQKSLGTSAARNLATTTKSAPQMQEISSRWLLRTLPWVDVQGGTYRVNRRLSYSVGDGRITFVKTGDDVRVIPAELGELPALRDFEDPDVLGELAQRCAQREFAAGDVLASFGSQADEVFLLAHGRVEKVGTGPYGDDAVLGVLADGAYFGEQALLDEEGIWEYTARAATACTVLVLPRRDLEQVAERSEALRDHLQQLRSVPEQRSNHYGEKEIDLSAGHVGEAVLPGTFVDYDAAPREYELSVAQTVLRIHTRVADLYNQPMNQTEHQLRLTVEALKERQEHELVNNREFGLLNNCEYDQRLQPHDGVPSPDDMDELLSRRRGSKVFLAHPKAIAAFGRECNKRGLVPESIDVGGHRIPTWRGVPIYPCGKIPISDARTTSIICMRTGLEEQGVIGLRQSGIPDEIEPSLSVRFMGISEQAIISYLVTTYYSAAVLVPDALGVLENVEIGRWR; translated from the coding sequence ATGTCGGTAGGCGAAGAGGTCCGTGCGGACCAGGCGGGCTCGGGGGGACAGAAGAGCCTCGGCACATCCGCCGCGCGGAATCTGGCCACCACCACCAAGTCCGCCCCGCAGATGCAGGAGATCAGCTCCCGCTGGCTGCTGAGGACACTGCCGTGGGTGGATGTCCAGGGCGGTACGTACCGGGTGAACCGCAGGCTGAGCTACTCGGTGGGTGACGGGCGGATCACCTTCGTGAAGACCGGGGACGACGTCCGGGTCATCCCCGCCGAGCTGGGGGAGCTGCCCGCGCTGCGCGACTTCGAGGACCCCGACGTCCTCGGCGAGCTGGCCCAGCGGTGCGCGCAGCGCGAGTTCGCCGCCGGTGACGTGCTCGCCTCGTTCGGCAGCCAGGCGGACGAGGTGTTCCTCCTCGCGCACGGCCGTGTGGAGAAGGTCGGCACGGGCCCGTACGGCGACGACGCGGTGCTCGGCGTCCTCGCCGACGGCGCGTACTTCGGCGAGCAGGCCCTGCTCGACGAGGAGGGCATCTGGGAGTACACGGCACGCGCGGCCACCGCGTGCACCGTCCTCGTCCTGCCGCGCCGCGACCTGGAGCAGGTCGCCGAGCGGTCGGAAGCCCTGCGCGACCATCTCCAGCAGCTGCGCTCGGTGCCGGAGCAGCGGTCGAACCACTACGGGGAGAAGGAGATCGACCTCTCGGCCGGCCATGTCGGCGAGGCCGTCCTGCCGGGCACGTTCGTCGACTACGACGCGGCGCCGCGCGAGTACGAACTGAGCGTCGCCCAGACCGTACTGCGCATCCACACGCGCGTGGCCGACCTCTACAACCAGCCGATGAACCAGACGGAGCACCAGCTCCGCCTGACCGTCGAGGCGTTGAAGGAGCGCCAGGAGCACGAGCTGGTCAACAACCGGGAGTTCGGCCTGCTCAACAACTGCGAGTACGACCAGCGGCTGCAGCCGCACGACGGTGTGCCCAGCCCCGACGACATGGACGAGCTGCTCAGCAGGCGGCGCGGCTCCAAGGTGTTCCTGGCGCACCCCAAGGCGATCGCCGCGTTCGGCCGCGAGTGCAACAAGCGGGGGCTGGTCCCGGAGAGCATCGACGTCGGCGGGCACCGCATCCCGACCTGGCGCGGGGTGCCGATCTACCCGTGCGGGAAGATCCCGATCAGCGACGCGCGGACCACGTCCATCATCTGTATGCGTACGGGTCTGGAGGAGCAGGGCGTCATCGGTCTGCGGCAGTCCGGCATCCCGGACGAGATCGAGCCGAGCCTGTCGGTGCGGTTCATGGGCATCAGCGAGCAGGCGATCATCTCGTACCTGGTGACCACGTACTACTCGGCGGCGGTCCTGGTGCCCGACGCGCTGGGAGTCCTGGAGAACGTCGAGATCGGCCGGTGGCGGTGA
- a CDS encoding GNAT family N-acetyltransferase, with the protein MGVRVLRAGLEDRERIVGLLDRAFMDDPVSGWVFPGAEYRRVRHAGLMGAFTDATLAEGSGGYVDLLEDGSAVALWMDVPGEPHDAGDEDGPAQVREAVDPDNARIEEIARLLDEVHPQGRAHTYLWMIGVAPERQGEGLGTALMAPVLDRCDRAGRPAYLEASSARSRALYERLGFAAMDRPLQLPDGPTMWPMWREPQGG; encoded by the coding sequence GTGGGGGTGCGGGTTCTGCGGGCGGGGCTGGAGGATCGGGAGCGGATCGTCGGGCTGCTCGATCGTGCGTTCATGGATGATCCGGTCAGCGGCTGGGTGTTTCCCGGTGCCGAATACCGGCGGGTCCGGCACGCGGGGCTGATGGGGGCGTTCACCGATGCGACGCTCGCCGAGGGGTCCGGGGGGTATGTCGATCTGCTGGAGGACGGTTCAGCCGTCGCGCTGTGGATGGACGTGCCGGGCGAGCCGCACGACGCCGGTGACGAGGACGGGCCCGCCCAGGTGCGGGAGGCCGTCGATCCGGACAACGCGCGGATCGAGGAGATCGCCCGCCTGCTGGACGAGGTGCACCCCCAGGGGCGGGCGCACACCTACCTCTGGATGATCGGCGTCGCGCCGGAGCGGCAGGGCGAGGGGCTCGGCACCGCGCTGATGGCGCCGGTGCTCGACCGCTGCGACCGCGCGGGGCGGCCCGCGTACCTGGAGGCCAGCAGCGCGCGCAGCCGCGCCCTGTACGAGCGGCTCGGCTTCGCCGCCATGGACCGCCCCCTCCAGCTGCCGGACGGGCCGACGATGTGGCCCATGTGGCGCGAGCCGCAGGGCGGCTGA
- a CDS encoding TetR family transcriptional regulator, producing MVRNPERRAALVDAAVEVLAAEGARGLTFRAVDTAAGVPTGTASNYFTNRDDLLHQIDAWLHQRLAPDPDAVAELLARPRDRDLVTAFMHNLMDRVERDRTGFLAMMEMRLEASRRPDLRASLMNSLRGDLDEAIAFHTQSELPGGPEEVTLLYLGMRGLILEHLTMPGLLDGAIPGAKVPDDLVTRLVERILPEG from the coding sequence ATGGTGAGGAATCCCGAGCGCAGGGCCGCCCTGGTCGACGCGGCTGTCGAGGTGCTGGCCGCCGAGGGGGCGCGCGGGCTGACCTTCCGCGCGGTGGACACGGCGGCGGGCGTGCCGACGGGCACGGCGTCGAACTACTTCACCAACCGCGACGACCTGCTCCACCAGATCGACGCGTGGCTGCACCAGCGGCTCGCGCCGGACCCGGACGCCGTCGCGGAACTGCTGGCCCGGCCCCGGGACCGGGACCTGGTCACCGCGTTCATGCACAACCTGATGGACCGTGTGGAGCGCGACCGCACCGGGTTCCTCGCGATGATGGAGATGCGCCTGGAGGCGAGCCGCCGCCCGGACCTGCGCGCGTCCCTGATGAACTCGCTCCGCGGCGACCTGGACGAGGCCATCGCCTTCCACACGCAGTCGGAGCTGCCCGGCGGCCCGGAGGAGGTCACCCTCCTCTACCTGGGCATGCGCGGACTCATCCTGGAACACCTGACGATGCCCGGGCTGCTGGACGGCGCGATCCCGGGAGCGAAGGTGCCGGACGACCTGGTGACCCGCCTCGTCGAGCGGATCCTTCCCGAGGGCTGA
- a CDS encoding dihydrofolate reductase family protein: MRKLTYFVAVSIDGFIGDDTGDGTMFMPFVDEEFLAYLTSEYPDTVSAPGREALGLDGVANKKFDTVIQGRNSYQVGLDLGLTSPYGHLREYVLTRTLTESPHPNVRLIHDDVVGAVRDLKAEDGDLGIWLCGGAQLAGLLADEIDELVLKTYPVVFGGGMPMFGGRAYSLDRFDLTENRTFGNGVVVRRYNRTR; the protein is encoded by the coding sequence TTGCGCAAGCTCACGTACTTCGTGGCCGTGTCCATCGACGGCTTCATCGGAGACGACACCGGCGACGGCACCATGTTCATGCCGTTCGTCGACGAGGAGTTCCTCGCCTACCTCACCAGCGAGTACCCGGACACCGTCTCGGCGCCCGGCCGGGAGGCCCTCGGCCTCGACGGGGTCGCGAACAAGAAGTTCGACACCGTGATCCAGGGCCGCAACAGCTATCAGGTGGGCCTCGACCTCGGCCTCACCAGCCCCTACGGACACCTGCGCGAGTACGTCCTCACGCGCACCCTCACCGAGTCCCCGCACCCGAACGTGCGGCTGATCCACGACGACGTCGTCGGCGCGGTCCGGGACCTCAAGGCCGAGGACGGCGACCTGGGCATCTGGCTGTGCGGCGGCGCGCAGCTCGCCGGGCTGCTCGCGGACGAGATCGACGAACTCGTGCTGAAGACCTACCCGGTGGTGTTCGGCGGCGGCATGCCGATGTTCGGCGGACGCGCGTACTCCCTCGACCGGTTCGACCTGACGG